In Balaenoptera acutorostrata chromosome 3, mBalAcu1.1, whole genome shotgun sequence, the genomic stretch CCCACGATGGTTCACAAACTGTGACTGCTCTCACCTCATCATGGAGTTTCTTCAAAAAGGCAATCTCTTCTTGCAAGGACTCCACTTTCCGCTCCAGGTCCAGACGTGCGAGCGAAGCGTTGTCCACATCCTGTTTCGAAAAGAGGAAAGACAGCGCCTGAAGGAGGATGTTGAAGTCTACGGCCTACCCCAGGTGTTCATTTCCAGTGAACTATAGGAACTTATGGCTCTTTATTATACAGACGGGCATTGACGGATTTTATAACCTTCGAGTAAGTTTGTCAATCACCCAGTGCTACAACatactctgttttcttttcttcattgacCAATTTGAACTGTGGTCCGCTGAGTGGTACTCAAGGTGACCAGtagacaattttaaaataaataagtgtatgCCAACATGGCAGGCTGCAGTCAATCAATTACTATTGAATCCACATGATATCAGTGAAGtttctattacttttttaaatctagaaaatCAACGCCACAGCATTTTGGGGGGTTAACATCATGGCATAGTAGGATAATGGGAGTTGGTCAGGTTTCACAACTTCGTGTGTACATGGGAACGTGCAGAACAGAAATTAGTGCTCCAGAAGTTTCAGCAGATAGTACATAAGCTCtttccaccgccccccccccaactcaaatcttttgaaatttatCCTTGGGATCCCAAGCAAGTCATCTGGCATTCAAGTTACAAGGCTAGATTTATACTCCAATTCAGGATGTGCCCGGGCAAAAACGTAGTTCAGGCAAATAAGGAACAAGAAGTGTAACCCTGAACTGTATTTGCTTTGCTTTCTCTGGTAGATTTTTCCCCTGGAACTCCCCTATCTCATCCCACAAGGGTGTGTCCACATCTTTTTCACTTACAACTGTGTCAGTTTGGTTCCTTAGCTTGTTTCAGAATGACTGATCAAAATGCATACGGGGTTAACTGTATGTAAAATTTTTGCTGCTCTGGTCAACTTCTCTGTTTCCACCATTTGTAAACTGCTACATCCCAAAGACTTAATTTCCCCTTAAGGGAATGTCATGAGGATTTTTATAACTCTTATCTTGTAATCAATTATATTTGGAGTACAGTTTATAGCCTTACAGTCTTAAAATATTGACATGCTTCTATCACCTTCATGGAAAAATGAATGAGGAATAAGTGATAAAAAAAGATCAGGCTTGgggaaaaaatttcatttttgcttGTTGTTAAACCCTACAAAAGATATACAAGATGATTTACTACTCTCTATAAAAAAGTTCAGTGTGTCATTCTACTTCTTCGAAGAGAATATGAGGGGTTTTACCTCATCCCTAAATAGGGACAATTTATACTAATATTGTTTTATATGAGGTTACTACTGGGGGTAGAAAACATTACAGACACGATGATCAGAAATGCTCCATGACTGAAATAAACTACTCATTGCTGTGTTTAATTTGGTAAATGTATTTCTGCTTCAAAACGTTATTCTAGACTGTTCGTCTGAAGGAGCTTTTATAGCCATCCCAGTAAGTGCTCAGGAGAATGCAACTATGCTGGCGACTCTTCCTGCTTTGGGATTccaattttaagttaaaaatcatTTAAGGCCATCTATCTTTGGAGCAAGAAAACCTTTTACTTAAAATCCCATTCTTCATGTTCAGGTTTATGCTTTATGGAGAGAACATGCTAAAGAATGCAAAGGTTCAAAAAAGAAAGGCCTTTCGACATGTGAGGTATGACTGTAGCTTTAAGAACTCTTCACATCACATACTTGGGAGTCTGGGCCAGATATTAGATAACGGATGTTAGCAAATACTTGTGTCCAATTAGAACGGTGCTTGCATCATTACATAGTCAGTAAGAATGCAGCCTGTTGCAAAGCGTCTCTGGGAACACAAAGACTCCTATTCTTTCCGGCCAGAATGGCCCCACTTGCCAGGATGTCTGTATCTACATTCCATAGTGAAGCCTGTAGAAACCATTAATACCTTTCAGCCAAGGGGACAGATGGCTCCTTTTCACCCTTATTAGGTCACAAAATAGTTGTGCATAGGGATACTTCTATCTAACCTTAGGGCCACAGTAGAACTTGCAGCGAAGAAAAGAAACTTGCTGGCTTAAGTCCAGTTAAACTAAGTTTCTTATCCTCcaatacattttacatttgaaaCTACAGGGCAGAACTGCGCTTTTGGCGGCCTTGTAAAAGGTAGCCAACTTGACTTTGGCAAAGCGCCATCTAAATCAAACTGTAACTGTTCGAGATCAGAATATCAACGTGTTGCAAAAATGAAacgaaaaaaaaatgatttcttgggaaaaaaatcttgaaacaaagtaaaaagttaaagaCTTCCCTTTATGTCCTAGAGAACGGTTTGATCATTCAAGGGTTTTTGTCCGGAGCAGCTCCGAACTGTGGTCTTTCTGCCACTAGGGGGCTTGGAGCGCAGACGTGAAGTTTGGCACGACGTATATACTTGGGTTAAAGTAACTTTTAGAATTGCCCGTGGGGCGCGTGGGTGGCTGGCGTCCGGTGGCTGCGAGTGGGAACAGAATCTACAAACCTGTCTGAAAGACTGCAGGGTGCTCTCGGCTTCCTCCCTCTGAAGCATCTCCTCCTGCAACCTGAAACAGGCGCGCGTTAACCACAGGGGCACGGGGAAACCGCCAGGGGCGGGGCGACCACACCCAAACACCCCGCCGTGGCCGCCAGACCAGCGCTGCTGCGCCACCTCCGCGGGCACCCAGCGACCGCGGCTTTTAGGGCTGCTGCTGCCCTCGGCTAGTTTTAGCGGGGCCTTGGCCACCGCGTAGAAAGGCAATCACGGTCGCCACCACGATCTGCGAGACGACCGCCACCACCCCGCCCCGGAGGAGACTCTGCAGTCCCTTTGTCTCGCTCCCTGCACGGCCCCGGGGCTGGCAGCCCGccgtggcgggggggggggggggggtgtgggggagTGGGGCAGGAAACTTTCTCAAAGTTTGGGGAAATCGCATGCACCGTTTGCAAGGGCCTTCGAGGACAGACAAAGCGGTAGTTTTAAGAAATCTGAAACTTGAGACAGGCGTTCTTGGGCAAATGAGTGGGGCTAGAGGGGAAATGCTAACTTGAAAGATCTGGGTTCAGGGCGGGGCTGCGCCGCAGCAGTCACAGCCCGGCTCCCCCGCTGTCCCCCGGGCAGCCGCCGCCCGGGCCACATCCCCAAGGGCGTGGCGGCTCcgctccccctctccttccctcccgcgGCCCCGCGTGGGCGCCTCCTTACTTCTCCCGGAGACGCATGATGTCCTCGGACAGGTTGTCGCGCTCCACCTCGACGCGGGCTTTGTCGTTGGTGAGCTGGTCCACCTGCCGGCGCAGCTCTCGCATCTCCTCCTCGTAGAGGTCCCCCAGGCGCGACTTGCCCTGGCCCTTGAGCTGCTCGAGCTCGGCCAGCAGGATCTTGTTCTGCTGCTCCAGGAAGCGCACCTTGTCGATGTAGTTGGCGAAGCGGTCGTTCAGCTCCTGCAGCTCCACCTTCTCGTTGGTGCGGGTGTTCTTGAACTCGGTGTTGATGGCGTCGGCCAGCGAGAAGTCCACCGAGTCCTGCAGCAGGCGCACGCCGGGCACACTGCTCCGCAGGCGCATGGCCGCGGAGCGCGTGGCGTACACGCCGCCCGGGGACGAGGCGTAGAGGCTGCGGCTGGTGCCGGGGCGCAGCGCGCTGCCCAGGCTGTAGGTGCGGGTGGCCGTGGTCACGTAGCTCCGGCTGGAGCTCGGCCGGCTCGCGGTGCCGGGGCCGCCGAACATCCTGCGGTAGGAGGACGAGGACACGGACCTGCTGGACATGACTGCAGAGGGCGGCGGTGGGCTGGGCGGCTGCGGTGGCGCGGGCTGGCTCCGGGAGGAGAGGCGCGCGAGGGCGCGGTGGGTGTGGGCAAAGGGAGCGCTGCTGCGTCTCTGGCGCGGGGACCCCGGGAGCGAGAGTGGCAGAGGACGGGACCCCGCCGAGGGCGCAGTTTTTATAAGCCGGTTAGGAAGAAGGGTCCCCTCCCACTGCCATCCCGGAGACAGAGTGCGCCAACCAATGGGGAAGGCTGGGCGGGGGGTTAGGGCGGGGGCGCCCTGGAGCCTTCCTCCTCCCCCGTCCTCCGCCCTGGGGACTGGATATAGTCTCGGTTACTTCTTGGCTGGGCTGGGACTTTCGGGGGCTTTCCTGATGGTAGCCCGAGCTCTGCTCACCTCTGGGTGCTGAAAAAGGCGGGGTCGCTCAGTGGTGGGGGGACCCGCCCGGGACTGGACCGGAGGGGTCCCGGGCACCGAGCCAGAGCGGCGCGGGAGGGGCGCGCAGCAACGGGGCTGCGGTCCGCAGGGAGCGGGTGGGTGGGGAGACCCGCGGGCCAAGGGGCAGGAAGAGGGGGAGTGCGGGTTCCAGCAGATCGGAAGGCGtggacaaagaaacaaagagggtCTGGGATTGGAGCCCGAGGTGGGAGCGCGCACAGCCCGGGACGCAGGGCTCGAGCCCCCCGAGCAGCCTTGCGCATCGCCTGCTGCGGAAGGGGCATCGGTCGGGCCCCATCTCTCTTCGCCCTCTAGTCTTGGAGAGTCCTCTTCGGGGACCTGACGGGCTGGGTCCGGCTTTGGACGGCGGGAACTGCGAGGAAAGCCCGGGGGAGATGGGTGGGGTCGCTGAGTCACTGGCGGCGAGTCACTGCGCCGGGCCGTCCCGCCGAGGTCGAGGGCTGCGAGCGGTTCAGGGAAACCGTTAGACGAGATTGACCCAAATTTCCCCgggtgcgcgcgcgcgcgcactgTTGGATGGAAGTTTTACGCAACTTCGAGCTGGGCCTGCGCTTTCTTGTGTGCAGTTCGCCTGCGTGGAGACTACAGCGCCCGTAAATTCTTAAGAACTCGCCAAAGCCTGATTTTGCTCCAATGTGCAGACTTCTCTTTAGTAAGAAACTTCGGCCCGGCTTCTATAACCGCCAAATTCGGGTCTGCGGCGTCACAAACGCCCTCCGGAAAGGTTCTTCTTGCAAagttccctcccacccttccctccgGTCTCCTCTCGGCCTACCCCTGCCCCCACAAAACCACACCCGGCTTTTAACATGATCTGGAAGTTTTGGGTGAAAGAGGAAACTCAGCGTCCGCAGTTGCAAAATCAAATTGATCACTGGTTTTTCTGCTGTAGCGGAAGTCATTAAAGGTATAATATGCATCAGTTATAGAATTAATTAGGTATTACTTTAAATGCTTAATTCGATGAATGAAAGGCAATTTTATACCTCAAATGATAGAATGTTTGAGGGAAGTAGATTTATATGTTCATTTTAGATCAGCGATGGTGCTCACTGCAGGATTCTGGTGACTTGTCTGGGAAATGTCACTGGTCCCTTGGCCTATTTTCCAGAAGAATTCTTGCAGTTGGTCTCGGAGTGAGGGAGATAAAACTGTCTACAGAGCAAAAAACTTTTGGTCTAGGGCACCAAGGTAGTGTTCAGATTCTAACACCAAAACCTTCCAGGTAAATCACTCAACAGGGTTTTTGTTGCGATACTAGTAACATGCACAACAGCGAGGTTACCCACAGAGGGAGATGAAGAGAGCCAATCCAAGCCAGTCTTTTAGTCATATCTGtagcaatttaaaaatcagaGGTTTGTGTTTCCTTTTGTATTTACAAGACTGAAGGAGTATTGAGAGGATTAGCCCCAAAACcactgtaaaaataaaagcatcttgATTCTATAGtgaatgggggtgggagggtaggGGGGAAGTAAAAATTCTTccgtttttgttttgtgttttggaagGGGGGGTGCTGGAAGTTACCTGGCATTTAAGAAAAATAGTTTAGAACCAAATGAAGGGTTTATTCCAGCTTCTTTGTACAAGCCTCTTTTAGGCAATATTTTGTTTACTGCATTTCAGTTAGTTCTGGCAAATGGGGCTGCCAAGGTCGAAAACTGCAGGACCCCTTGCGGTACAGCTCCCCTGCTGTGGATTTCCTTAATTCTCTCCTTCCCTGGGAGGCTGCGGGTCCCTCCCAAGCATTCCTGGGGCGTGGTGCCCTGGCAGACCAGCTTATGCTCCATGTTACCGTCTTGCTCTCAGAGCGCCCTTTATTCAAGCCACTGCTCAACAAATGTCACCATTGTGAGTTTGCCTGGAACCCTTAGGATGAGAAAAAGCCACCTCCctctggggggaagggaggatggaCCTTTCGCCCACCTAAAATGCTGATCCCAGGGCAACAAGCTGGTGCTGTCAGAGGACTCATGCTGACTGACTCACTACGGAAAATGAGGGCAAGGCTCTGGTGTGGTGTGGCAGGGTGCCCTGTTGGTGACCACAGCAAATTCCTCAGGCCTGTGGTGACTTCCTCTGGGATGGACGCTGGCCCTCCTCATCATCTGGGGGTATCCCTCCTCCTTTCTAACCTGTCCCCGATCTGTATTCTCAGGACTGCGGTATGTTCACTTGCTGCCCTTCCTAGTCAGcctaggctgctataacaaaataccatagactggggggctaaagcaacaaatatttatttctcctaGCTCTTGAggcaggaagtccaagatcaaggtgccagccgaTTTGGTGTCTGATGAGGGTCTGCTTGCTGGTtcgcagatggccatcttcttgccGTGTCCGCACGTGGCAGAAAGAGTGCACGTtctggtctcttcttataaggacactaatcccatcttaggggccccaccctcatgacctcatctaaacctaattaccttccTAAGACCCCACCTCCGAATAGCCGCACATTGGAGATTACGGCTACAACATATAAATTGTAGGGGTCACAAATATTCAATCCGTGATACTTGCCATAcaccacgtgcacacacacacacacacacacacgcacacacagacacagtaTCCGATGTGTCCTTCCTATTAGAAATTGCCATAGCTTGGGGTGGATTGTAGAGTGCAGGAAAGTGAAGGTTACAAAAACACTATTACTCATTCATATAGAATGCATGAGACTTTGGAAAGAATTCATTTCATTCTGAGATAAATTATACACCAACCAGGACAGTGCCTTAACCAAGGAGGGCTAGTCATCAATGAAGGAAATATATGTCTGAGCTAACATCCTTGAGCATGATAACTAATCCTGCTCTATCTGTGCCCCCATGTTCTTAGCTACCTTTTGGAAGTAAACAGTGTAGACATAGCTTTCTcggttttcatatttattttttgattgatGTGAAAACCTATTTCCAGGGTGTTTTCAAACGCTGGACCCTGAAGCATCTTCAAACACTGCCTGCTGCAAGTTGTATATAAATAAGGACACAGTGGTACAGTGTGTAGGCCAGGCGTAAACATTACCAAATCTAAAGTACTAACAGTGATTTTGGAATTTGCAAGCTGTGGTGATGTCAGTTGAATCAGGCGATTTGAACTGACGGACCAGCCAGCCATGCGGAGAGGAGCTTAGTGGCCTGTGGAGGCTTTAGGAGAGCTGGCTGGCAGGAGGTCATGCCAAGAGGACAGCTTCTAGCTGGATCGCCTGGACGGAATGTCAGCAATGAGAAGGTGGATAAAGTGAGAGGCTGAAAATCATGGCAAAATCTAAAGGGCATAGTATTAAAGGTAATAATAAGAATCAATAATAGAAGTGCTTTAACTTCTGTGTCTACTGGAGGACAGGAAACTTATATGACCAGTCTGCCCATGGTCATATAAGTAGCAGTGGAGGCAGGAAGGGTGCAAGCATTTGAATGGAGCCCTTTCTGATTCCAAATgcacatttcttttctctttgtcttgatAAAAT encodes the following:
- the VIM gene encoding vimentin; the encoded protein is MSSRSVSSSSYRRMFGGPGTASRPSSSRSYVTTATRTYSLGSALRPGTSRSLYASSPGGVYATRSAAMRLRSSVPGVRLLQDSVDFSLADAINTEFKNTRTNEKVELQELNDRFANYIDKVRFLEQQNKILLAELEQLKGQGKSRLGDLYEEEMRELRRQVDQLTNDKARVEVERDNLSEDIMRLREKLQEEMLQREEAESTLQSFRQDVDNASLARLDLERKVESLQEEIAFLKKLHDEEIQELQAQIQEQHVQIDMDVSKPDLTAALRDVRQQYESVAAKNLQEAEEWYKSKFADLSEAANRNNDALRQAKQESNEYRRQVQSLTCEVDALKGTNESLERQMREMEENFSVEAANYQDTIGRLQDEIQNMKEEMARHLREYQDLLNVKMALDIEIATYRKLLEGEESRIALPLPNFSSLNLRETNLDSLPLVDTHSKRTLLIKTVETRDGQVINETSQHHDDLE